One Psychrobacillus glaciei genomic region harbors:
- a CDS encoding TetR/AcrR family transcriptional regulator: protein MSEDELLLEQLFDEEKFTDKQKKIIVAAIESFSEKGYAATSTNEIAKKAGVAEGTIFRHYKTKKELLVSIIAPLMTKLIGPVIVNDFHKVLDHPYENAEDFLRATIENRRVLIKKLLPVIKIMIQEIPFQPELKQQFLDQIAKKVFDRILIVIKGFQDKGQLIEMPPASMARLAVTSIFGYLFSRYIFFPESEWDDELETERTIQFILHGIAK from the coding sequence ATGTCAGAAGACGAACTTTTATTAGAACAATTATTTGACGAAGAGAAATTCACCGATAAACAGAAAAAAATTATCGTTGCTGCCATTGAATCATTTTCGGAAAAAGGCTATGCTGCTACTTCTACAAATGAAATTGCTAAAAAAGCTGGAGTAGCAGAAGGAACAATTTTTCGGCACTATAAAACGAAAAAAGAATTACTCGTCTCTATAATTGCTCCACTCATGACGAAACTAATAGGACCAGTCATTGTAAATGACTTTCACAAAGTATTAGATCACCCCTATGAAAATGCTGAGGACTTTTTGAGAGCTACAATTGAAAACCGAAGAGTGCTTATTAAAAAGCTTCTCCCTGTTATTAAAATTATGATTCAAGAAATTCCGTTTCAACCAGAATTAAAGCAACAATTTCTGGATCAGATTGCGAAGAAAGTATTTGATCGAATATTGATCGTCATTAAAGGGTTCCAAGATAAAGGACAGCTAATCGAAATGCCACCTGCAAGTATGGCAAGACTAGCAGTCACAAGTATATTTGGCTACCTGTTTTCTCGTTACATCTTTTTCCCCGAAAGTGAGTGGGATGATGAACTAGAAACAGAGCGCACCATTCAATTTATTTTGCATGGAATAGCGAAATAG
- a CDS encoding MFS transporter, with product MRPYNEKISIYHGMASTIALNFSNNFFPIFAITILGATNYQVGLISSLPPLIALLMTIPAAILLNKARAQKKLVAMSVLLARLMFLLIVLVVLLPSPSLQRWAFLGIIAFISVPNTVANIGWQTFISGMIKESRRGQFFSDRNRLLTVVGLVSTLLIGILMKDSSESVVAYQILFTIAFGFGLLEVFFLLKHQEEVVQVENEQVKKKSMDWSIFKNSNFVWFLAAALFFNFAWQSAWGLFNIYNVRVAGATIFWISMFSVGNMLIQFLTFPMWKKWADKKSNMQVFIWAAVGMATTPFLTVLSTNLYYLTFVQAISGFFLSGTVLILFNLLLEQSPEQSRTYCITTYNVLLAFVAFVAPQVGIWLLDQLGMEMAMYISSGLRFLSAFGFLYVSIRHRKR from the coding sequence ATGAGACCTTATAATGAAAAGATTAGTATTTACCACGGAATGGCATCTACTATAGCACTTAATTTTTCCAATAACTTTTTTCCCATCTTCGCAATTACGATACTAGGGGCGACTAATTATCAAGTTGGATTAATTAGTTCATTACCGCCTTTAATCGCATTGTTAATGACAATTCCGGCAGCCATATTATTAAATAAGGCGCGTGCTCAGAAGAAACTAGTGGCGATGTCTGTTTTACTTGCTCGGCTTATGTTCTTGTTAATTGTACTAGTTGTCCTTTTACCTTCTCCCTCTCTCCAAAGATGGGCTTTTTTAGGGATTATTGCTTTCATTAGCGTCCCAAATACAGTAGCCAATATTGGGTGGCAAACATTCATTAGTGGAATGATCAAAGAATCTAGAAGAGGGCAATTTTTTAGTGATCGAAACCGATTGTTAACGGTGGTTGGACTTGTGTCGACGTTACTTATCGGTATTTTAATGAAAGATTCCTCTGAAAGTGTTGTAGCGTATCAAATACTTTTCACAATAGCTTTTGGTTTTGGGTTATTAGAAGTTTTTTTCCTATTAAAACATCAAGAAGAAGTTGTGCAAGTAGAGAATGAACAAGTGAAAAAGAAGTCTATGGACTGGAGCATCTTTAAAAATAGCAACTTTGTTTGGTTTTTAGCGGCAGCGCTTTTTTTTAATTTTGCTTGGCAATCGGCTTGGGGATTATTCAATATTTATAATGTAAGAGTAGCAGGTGCAACCATATTTTGGATTAGTATGTTTTCAGTTGGTAATATGCTCATACAGTTTTTAACGTTTCCAATGTGGAAGAAATGGGCAGATAAAAAATCTAATATGCAGGTCTTTATATGGGCTGCAGTAGGTATGGCGACTACTCCTTTCTTGACTGTGTTATCTACTAACTTGTACTATTTAACATTTGTTCAAGCGATATCGGGTTTTTTCTTGTCTGGTACTGTATTGATACTCTTTAATTTATTGTTAGAGCAATCTCCCGAACAATCTCGTACATATTGCATTACAACTTACAACGTATTGCTCGCCTTCGTTGCATTCGTAGCACCACAAGTAGGTATTTGGCTTTTGGATCAATTAGGAATGGAAATGGCTATGTATATTAGCTCTGGATTACGATTTTTAAGTGCTTTTGGTTTTTTATATGTATCTATTCGACATAGAAAACGTTAA
- a CDS encoding ABC transporter permease: MKNRLQEKGIQFLFKYGAIALLVIIILYFSSISNAFFTYANFTDILRSISIVTLLALGVTFTLVVGGFDLSVGSTMSLSTVLTASLMVWYEMPLWLVLILPILIGMLVGLLNSFLIVVIGIPDLLATLSMMYIVAGFHRTYTEGYSIYNNMPLTSGGTANGQLSEAFLWIGQGRMLGLPVPVWIMLVMVLIAYVVLQHTRWGRVLYMTGGNAEAATLSGVSIRKVKCSAYVISGIFASMAGILFTARVGSGQIDAGAPLLMEAVAAVFVGYSVLGTGKPNAIGTFFGAAVIGILLNGLTILNLPYYAFDIIKGFVLVSALAVTYVYAKKRFTQT; the protein is encoded by the coding sequence ATGAAGAATAGGTTACAAGAGAAAGGAATTCAATTTTTATTTAAATATGGAGCAATTGCATTATTAGTAATAATAATTTTGTATTTTAGTTCCATTAGCAATGCTTTTTTTACTTATGCAAACTTCACAGACATTTTACGTTCTATATCCATCGTTACTCTTTTAGCATTAGGTGTCACCTTTACGCTAGTTGTGGGTGGTTTTGATTTATCTGTAGGTTCCACTATGTCGCTATCAACGGTCCTAACAGCCTCATTGATGGTATGGTACGAAATGCCGCTTTGGTTAGTATTAATCTTACCTATACTAATTGGCATGTTAGTTGGACTACTCAATAGTTTCCTTATCGTGGTAATAGGCATACCAGATCTACTCGCAACACTAAGTATGATGTACATTGTTGCGGGTTTTCATCGTACATATACGGAAGGTTACTCTATTTATAATAATATGCCACTTACTTCCGGAGGCACTGCAAATGGTCAATTATCCGAAGCGTTTCTTTGGATTGGTCAAGGTAGGATGCTAGGGTTACCTGTTCCCGTATGGATTATGCTTGTAATGGTGTTGATCGCATATGTTGTACTCCAACATACACGTTGGGGACGCGTACTTTATATGACGGGTGGTAACGCGGAAGCTGCAACATTATCAGGAGTGAGTATACGTAAAGTAAAATGTTCCGCGTACGTGATATCTGGGATATTTGCTTCTATGGCAGGTATATTATTTACGGCACGAGTTGGCTCAGGTCAAATTGACGCGGGAGCACCGCTTTTAATGGAAGCGGTAGCTGCGGTCTTTGTTGGATACTCAGTCCTTGGAACGGGAAAACCAAATGCAATTGGTACATTTTTTGGAGCAGCGGTAATTGGTATTTTGCTAAATGGTTTAACCATTTTGAATTTACCGTACTATGCATTTGATATTATTAAAGGATTCGTTTTAGTTTCAGCACTCGCTGTTACGTATGTTTACGCAAAAAAACGATTTACCCAAACTTAA
- a CDS encoding sugar ABC transporter ATP-binding protein — MINSFLSMNSIHKSFGNVTALEDAQFHLAKGEVHALLGVNGAGKSTLIKILSGVYEPDEGEILLDGKSVRLRSPKAAKEHGINCVYQEVDTAIVSELSVAENIMLDTIATNSHFFISTPKLHKEAKNALKQLQAEDIDVQQPAFKLTLAEKQLVLIARALVSSAKIIIFDEPTAPLSLYESNKLFTVIHKLKKQGVGCIFISHRLPEVFQISDRITVMRDGRLVETFHTKNAQQEEIIEAMLGTSFNHEQVDRNYSIGETLLGVSKLSDGQKLKDLTFTVSAGEIVGIVGLVGAGKTELAKALFGLGQTKKGVIGFNGKELVAKHPGDAIKVGMALIPEERRKEGLFVHESLQTNASFPNLRKFSRLLFMNKRAEKQFAKDIIHQLQIKTDNTETPLIHLSGGNQQKVVIGKWISRNSKLYLFDEPTKGVDIGAKQDIFKLIRGLAESGKGCLYFSSEIHEAIGISDRILVMYNGQFVKEFSREDATQERILLYASGGNEE, encoded by the coding sequence ATGATAAATTCTTTTCTTTCAATGAATTCAATACATAAATCATTTGGGAATGTGACAGCACTTGAGGATGCACAATTTCACTTAGCAAAAGGTGAAGTGCATGCATTACTCGGTGTAAATGGAGCGGGAAAGAGCACGCTAATAAAAATCTTATCAGGTGTATATGAACCAGACGAAGGAGAAATTTTGTTGGACGGAAAAAGTGTACGACTTCGTTCACCGAAAGCTGCAAAAGAACATGGAATTAATTGCGTTTATCAAGAAGTGGATACGGCAATCGTTTCCGAATTATCGGTTGCAGAAAATATAATGCTCGATACAATCGCTACTAATAGCCATTTTTTTATCTCAACACCAAAGCTACATAAGGAAGCGAAAAATGCACTGAAGCAATTGCAAGCGGAGGATATAGATGTGCAACAACCAGCATTTAAGCTTACTTTAGCAGAAAAACAATTAGTATTAATTGCGCGAGCGCTTGTTAGCTCAGCAAAAATTATTATTTTCGATGAACCAACAGCACCATTGTCGCTCTATGAGTCGAATAAGCTGTTCACAGTTATTCATAAACTAAAAAAGCAAGGGGTCGGCTGTATATTTATTTCACATCGACTACCGGAAGTATTCCAAATTAGTGACCGCATTACTGTAATGCGTGATGGAAGATTAGTAGAAACTTTTCATACAAAAAATGCCCAACAAGAAGAGATTATAGAAGCGATGCTAGGTACTTCCTTTAATCATGAGCAAGTGGACAGAAATTATTCTATAGGAGAAACATTACTCGGTGTAAGTAAATTATCAGACGGTCAGAAACTAAAAGATCTTACCTTCACTGTTTCAGCAGGAGAAATTGTTGGGATTGTTGGACTTGTCGGTGCTGGGAAAACAGAGCTTGCCAAAGCCTTATTTGGATTGGGACAAACGAAAAAAGGGGTTATTGGGTTTAACGGTAAGGAGTTAGTTGCCAAACACCCGGGAGATGCAATAAAAGTCGGGATGGCACTTATTCCAGAGGAACGTAGAAAAGAAGGCCTTTTTGTGCATGAGTCATTACAAACGAATGCCTCATTTCCGAATCTAAGGAAATTTTCGCGTCTACTATTTATGAATAAAAGAGCAGAAAAACAGTTCGCAAAGGATATTATTCATCAATTACAAATTAAAACGGATAATACGGAAACACCGCTTATCCATTTAAGTGGTGGAAATCAGCAAAAAGTAGTCATCGGAAAATGGATTTCACGTAACTCCAAACTATATTTATTTGATGAACCGACAAAAGGCGTCGATATCGGTGCAAAACAAGATATTTTTAAGCTAATTCGTGGCCTGGCAGAGAGCGGAAAAGGATGCCTATATTTTTCGAGCGAAATTCACGAAGCAATCGGTATTTCGGATCGTATTTTGGTCATGTATAACGGTCAATTCGTGAAGGAATTTTCACGTGAAGATGCGACCCAAGAAAGGATTTTGTTATATGCAAGCGGGGGAAATGAAGAATAG
- a CDS encoding sugar ABC transporter substrate-binding protein, with product MKRKASWLLSVLLIIGVILTGCQPKGDAKEAALTSAKSKTSNNPLAAKKVALVMQQNLGTFSAQYIEGIKEQVEKFGGTVTVFTAEGDLAKMASNLDAAVNQGVDGILIDHGTKEALNQGVQNAIDKGIPVVTFDAGVEVKGITELQQGDQKMAEMTLDKLVNDTNGKANIVKIWVAGFAPMERRQAAYKQLLQANQGIKEIATFGAATQNTALDTQAQMEAILKQYPNKGDITAVWAAWDEFAKGAVRAIEQAGRTDIKVYSIDMSDEDLQMIQKENSPWAASAAVDPMDIGRIQVRYLYQKINGGTPEDKVVLEPVFVDAQKLPKETVTTNDLHKYIEGWGASEQGYTDALKELENQ from the coding sequence ATGAAGAGAAAAGCAAGTTGGTTACTATCAGTTTTATTAATTATTGGAGTCATCTTAACTGGATGTCAGCCAAAAGGAGATGCGAAAGAAGCTGCATTAACATCTGCTAAGTCGAAAACTTCAAATAATCCACTAGCTGCTAAAAAGGTTGCTTTAGTGATGCAACAAAACCTTGGTACATTCTCAGCTCAATACATTGAAGGTATAAAAGAGCAGGTGGAGAAATTTGGAGGTACTGTTACCGTATTTACTGCTGAAGGGGATTTAGCAAAAATGGCTTCTAATCTCGATGCAGCAGTGAACCAAGGAGTAGATGGAATCTTGATCGATCACGGTACAAAAGAAGCGCTTAACCAAGGTGTACAAAATGCAATTGATAAAGGAATACCAGTGGTAACTTTCGATGCAGGTGTGGAAGTGAAAGGAATAACAGAATTACAACAAGGCGACCAAAAGATGGCTGAAATGACATTAGATAAATTAGTAAATGATACAAATGGAAAAGCAAACATAGTAAAAATATGGGTAGCGGGTTTTGCGCCGATGGAAAGAAGACAAGCAGCGTATAAACAACTTCTACAAGCGAACCAAGGGATAAAAGAAATTGCTACTTTCGGAGCTGCTACTCAAAATACTGCTTTAGATACACAAGCTCAAATGGAAGCAATTTTAAAACAATACCCAAACAAAGGTGATATCACGGCGGTTTGGGCAGCGTGGGATGAATTTGCAAAAGGTGCAGTACGCGCTATCGAACAAGCGGGTAGAACGGATATTAAAGTTTATAGCATTGATATGAGTGATGAAGATTTACAAATGATACAAAAAGAAAACAGTCCATGGGCTGCATCTGCTGCTGTGGATCCAATGGATATAGGACGAATCCAGGTTCGCTATTTATACCAAAAAATTAATGGAGGGACACCGGAAGATAAAGTCGTCCTAGAACCAGTTTTTGTGGATGCACAAAAGCTTCCAAAAGAAACGGTGACGACGAACGATTTACACAAGTATATCGAAGGTTGGGGAGCAAGTGAACAAGGGTACACAGATGCATTGAAAGAGTTAGAAAATCAATAA
- the mtnA gene encoding S-methyl-5-thioribose-1-phosphate isomerase, whose translation MSIPLSIEWSNGQLRILDQQKLPLEIEYVALETLEDVYDAIITLKVRGAPAIGITAAYGLAKVAQHYKTNTIEEFLEQLKKDAIYLGDSRPTAVNLVWALDRLSNTVQQTVTIQEAKNRLLEEAVNIHKEDESSCQNIGEFALSLLGKHTRVMTICNAGSIATAKYGTALAPFHLGSEQGKQFQVYACETRPVFQGSRLTVWELQQSGVDVTLITDSMAAHTIGAKGIEAIIVGADRIVANGDTANKIGTLNLALLAHAFNIPFYVAAPSSTFDLTIQNGKKIRIEERPAEEITHVAGKQVAPPNTKVFNPAFDVTPGKYITAIITEKGIIYPEYNKNIPIILDTEKGAIA comes from the coding sequence ATGAGTATTCCGTTATCTATCGAGTGGAGCAATGGTCAGCTTAGAATTTTGGATCAGCAGAAGTTACCTCTAGAGATTGAATATGTAGCACTGGAAACATTGGAGGACGTGTATGATGCAATTATCACGTTAAAGGTAAGAGGTGCACCTGCTATTGGTATTACAGCAGCATACGGATTAGCTAAAGTAGCACAGCATTACAAAACGAATACAATAGAAGAATTTCTAGAACAACTAAAAAAAGACGCAATATATTTAGGCGATTCGAGACCAACTGCAGTCAACTTAGTTTGGGCTTTAGATCGTTTAAGTAACACTGTTCAACAAACTGTAACTATACAAGAAGCGAAGAACCGTCTCTTAGAGGAAGCTGTAAATATCCATAAAGAAGATGAATCTTCATGCCAAAATATTGGCGAGTTTGCTTTATCTTTGCTTGGAAAACATACGAGAGTTATGACCATTTGTAACGCAGGATCCATTGCAACTGCAAAATATGGAACAGCACTAGCACCATTCCATCTCGGAAGTGAACAAGGAAAACAGTTTCAAGTATACGCATGTGAAACTAGACCAGTATTTCAAGGTTCACGACTTACCGTATGGGAACTTCAGCAGTCTGGTGTAGATGTCACACTTATAACAGATAGTATGGCTGCACATACAATCGGTGCAAAAGGAATTGAAGCAATTATCGTGGGCGCAGACCGAATCGTAGCTAATGGCGATACAGCGAATAAAATTGGAACACTCAATTTAGCCTTATTAGCGCATGCATTTAACATTCCATTTTACGTGGCTGCACCTTCTTCTACTTTTGATCTGACGATTCAAAACGGTAAGAAAATACGGATTGAAGAGCGACCAGCAGAAGAAATAACGCATGTTGCAGGGAAACAAGTTGCCCCGCCAAATACAAAAGTCTTTAATCCTGCTTTCGATGTCACACCAGGCAAATATATTACAGCAATCATTACGGAAAAAGGAATCATTTATCCAGAATACAATAAAAACATTCCCATAATATTGGATACAGAAAAAGGAGCAATAGCATGA
- the mtnK gene encoding S-methyl-5-thioribose kinase, protein MTIATKKQYKSLTKVHAILYAKGLHFFSEDAELHCREIGDGNLNYVFHIKDAQSERSLIIKQALPYAKVVGESWPLTLKRATIEAIALKKQAEYVPTLVPTVYATDEDLAITVMEDLSHLKIAREGLIHLESYPKLSRDIGEYLAQTLFHTSDFALHPFEKKGLVSEFSNPELCKITEDLIFTDPFFDHETNDFEPSLRAEVEVIWNNERLKLEVAKLKRSFLTEAEALLHGDLHTGSIFASETETKVIDPEFAFYGPIGFDIGIFLANLIVQSITRETEARNTILQHIEQTWEVFSSTFSTLWKSKSIESYKDTKGFEEYVLDKIFRDTLGFAGCELIRRTIGLAHVKDLDAIVEEEQRLHFKKQALQVGKTLILKRYDLHSIDAVIALLEELHK, encoded by the coding sequence ATGACGATAGCTACGAAAAAACAATACAAATCATTAACAAAAGTGCATGCCATTTTATATGCAAAAGGATTGCACTTTTTTTCAGAGGATGCGGAATTACATTGCAGAGAAATTGGTGATGGAAATCTAAACTATGTATTTCACATTAAGGACGCTCAGAGTGAAAGAAGCCTTATTATCAAACAAGCATTGCCATATGCAAAGGTAGTTGGGGAAAGTTGGCCACTTACGTTAAAGCGAGCAACCATTGAAGCGATTGCATTAAAGAAACAAGCGGAGTATGTACCAACTTTGGTTCCAACTGTATACGCTACTGATGAAGATCTTGCAATAACAGTTATGGAGGATTTATCCCATTTGAAAATTGCACGAGAAGGATTAATTCACCTTGAATCCTACCCGAAACTGTCGAGGGACATAGGTGAGTATCTTGCTCAAACGCTGTTTCATACGTCAGACTTTGCATTACACCCATTTGAAAAAAAGGGATTGGTTTCCGAGTTTTCAAATCCGGAGCTATGTAAAATCACAGAAGATCTTATTTTTACAGATCCATTTTTTGATCATGAAACAAATGATTTTGAACCTTCGTTGAGAGCAGAAGTGGAGGTTATTTGGAATAATGAACGATTAAAGCTTGAAGTTGCGAAATTGAAGAGAAGTTTCTTGACGGAAGCAGAAGCTTTGCTTCATGGGGATTTACATACAGGAAGTATTTTTGCTAGTGAAACGGAAACGAAGGTAATTGACCCAGAGTTTGCTTTTTATGGTCCTATTGGATTCGATATTGGGATATTTTTAGCAAACTTAATCGTGCAATCTATTACTAGAGAAACAGAAGCACGAAATACTATTCTTCAACATATCGAACAAACCTGGGAAGTATTTTCTTCGACCTTTTCAACACTTTGGAAATCAAAAAGTATTGAATCCTATAAAGATACAAAGGGATTTGAAGAGTACGTATTAGATAAAATTTTTCGTGATACGCTCGGTTTTGCTGGTTGTGAATTAATTCGAAGAACAATCGGGTTAGCTCATGTGAAGGATTTAGATGCGATTGTAGAAGAAGAACAACGACTTCATTTCAAAAAACAGGCATTACAAGTAGGAAAGACACTTATTTTAAAACGTTATGATTTACATTCTATTGATGCAGTAATTGCGTTACTGGAGGAGTTGCACAAATGA